One Candidatus Binatia bacterium genomic region harbors:
- a CDS encoding TauD/TfdA family dioxygenase, protein MESIEIPHARDFGGRLFPPGVRAESAPEIGDWVVTYREALLEFMARDGAVLVRGLPIIDAETFDTFVGALGLPAFPYADSLSNAHRISFTDRVFSANEAPAHLSIFLHHEMAQTPRPPSALFFFCEFAATEGGATPLCRSDILWEHLCERDSLFATDCENKGLRYTNVMAGVADPGSSMGRSWRSTFAAETREEAERRLEELGYVWEWLDGDALRATTPVLPAVKVLPDGRRSFFNQLIAATQGWKDTRNDPSRAITFGDGTPLPDNGVATASAIAEELTFDLMWKPGDVCLVNNDRVMHGRKPFAGKRRILAALAAG, encoded by the coding sequence ATGGAATCAATTGAAATCCCTCACGCCAGAGATTTCGGCGGCCGACTTTTCCCTCCAGGTGTTCGAGCAGAAAGCGCGCCCGAAATTGGAGACTGGGTGGTGACCTATCGCGAGGCCCTGCTCGAGTTCATGGCCCGCGATGGTGCCGTTCTCGTGCGAGGACTGCCCATCATCGATGCCGAAACCTTCGATACCTTTGTCGGTGCCCTGGGGCTGCCCGCGTTTCCCTACGCGGATTCGCTCTCGAATGCCCATCGGATCTCATTTACCGACAGGGTCTTTTCCGCCAACGAGGCCCCCGCGCACCTGTCGATCTTTCTTCACCACGAAATGGCGCAGACACCACGGCCCCCGAGTGCCTTGTTCTTCTTCTGTGAATTCGCGGCGACCGAGGGTGGCGCTACGCCCTTATGTCGATCCGATATCCTGTGGGAACATCTTTGCGAACGCGACTCCCTATTTGCGACTGACTGCGAAAACAAGGGGCTGCGCTACACCAACGTGATGGCGGGTGTTGCTGACCCCGGCTCGAGCATGGGCCGCAGCTGGCGAAGCACCTTCGCAGCCGAGACCCGGGAAGAGGCAGAAAGGCGTCTCGAGGAGCTTGGCTACGTATGGGAATGGCTCGATGGCGATGCCCTGCGCGCCACCACGCCCGTGCTTCCCGCCGTAAAGGTTCTACCAGATGGGCGTCGAAGCTTTTTCAACCAGTTGATCGCAGCAACACAGGGGTGGAAGGATACGCGCAATGATCCTTCGCGCGCGATTACCTTCGGCGATGGAACCCCCTTGCCCGACAATGGCGTCGCGACCGCCAGCGCGATAGCGGAGGAACTCACCTTCGACCTGATGTGGAAACCCGGCGACGTCTGCCTGGTCAATAACGATCGGGTGATGCATGGCCGCAAACCTTTTGCAGGGAAACGCCGGATTCTGGCAGCGCTCGCTGCCGGATGA
- a CDS encoding Gfo/Idh/MocA family oxidoreductase codes for MTIGYGLIGTGMMGIEHAMNLAVIDGVEIVAASDPHPEPREWIRPVLPPETPVFSDTEELLARADVEVAVIASPNFTHREVLEKVLASGKHVLVEKPMCTTLEDAVWAHEMAKRYAGLFWVGLEYRYMAPIQRLEAELRGGTAGQTRMISIREHRFPFLPKVKDWNRFNRNSGGTFVEKCCHFFDLMRLLARSEPRRIYCSAAQDVNHLDESYDGEIPDILDNGFVIVDFANGIRGMLDLCMFAEGSREEQEVSVVGDRGKLEALIPSSRFILGKRSPVSVAEEVIEVDETILKAGFHHGSTYFEHQAFLEALRHGQPPEVSSWDGLMSVVMGLAAQDSAEQGRAVEISEYDLPERD; via the coding sequence ATGACGATCGGTTACGGACTTATTGGCACGGGCATGATGGGAATCGAGCACGCAATGAACCTTGCGGTGATCGACGGAGTCGAGATTGTCGCGGCGTCCGACCCGCATCCAGAACCCCGGGAGTGGATTCGCCCGGTACTGCCGCCCGAGACGCCTGTCTTTTCCGATACCGAGGAATTGCTCGCCCGTGCCGATGTTGAGGTGGCGGTGATCGCATCCCCGAACTTCACGCACCGTGAGGTGCTGGAAAAGGTGCTGGCTTCGGGCAAGCACGTTCTCGTCGAAAAGCCCATGTGCACGACTTTGGAAGACGCGGTCTGGGCGCATGAGATGGCGAAACGCTATGCGGGTCTTTTCTGGGTGGGTCTCGAATATCGCTATATGGCTCCGATCCAGCGACTGGAAGCCGAATTGCGTGGCGGCACGGCCGGTCAGACTCGCATGATTTCGATCCGGGAGCACCGCTTCCCCTTCCTTCCCAAGGTAAAGGACTGGAATCGGTTCAATCGGAATTCGGGCGGCACCTTTGTCGAGAAATGCTGTCATTTTTTTGATCTGATGCGACTTTTGGCTCGGAGCGAGCCAAGGCGGATTTATTGTTCGGCAGCGCAGGATGTGAATCATCTCGACGAATCTTACGACGGTGAAATACCGGATATTCTGGATAACGGTTTCGTGATTGTGGATTTTGCGAACGGGATCCGCGGGATGCTGGATCTGTGCATGTTCGCCGAGGGGTCGCGGGAGGAGCAGGAAGTTTCTGTGGTGGGCGATCGCGGAAAGTTGGAGGCTCTGATTCCGAGCTCCCGATTTATACTGGGCAAGAGATCGCCAGTTTCTGTTGCGGAAGAAGTGATTGAGGTTGATGAAACTATTCTCAAGGCAGGCTTTCATCACGGCTCGACCTATTTCGAACACCAGGCCTTTTTGGAGGCCCTGCGGCACGGCCAACCGCCGGAGGTTTCGTCCTGGGACGGATTGATGTCGGTGGTGATGGGGCTTGCCGCACAGGATTCTGCGGAACAAGGCCGAGCGGTCGAGATCTCCGAGTACGACCTGCCCGAGCGGGACTGA
- a CDS encoding MFS transporter: MSTTATDLSGNLPRLAGFNALQMTLFPVAIITLYQNRELGLDMSAILLLQGIFGLAMVLAEFPSGYIADRIGYRRTLMVAAGLGVSGWSAYLLASDFTGILVAELILGLAMALISGCDSALLYESLIAMRQESAFTKWMGRIRFAGQGAEGTAALAAGVLYTLSPTLPFLLQIPVWIAAFGVAFSLTEPARSAQPRAEHGERIRKITREALIENRGLRAIIFLIIVLGLCSFIPVWIIPLYAEAAGVPAAWIGVLWAVANYTVALTALTSTKADKFLGTQRLALVGVALAAVGYAGLSLVHAWWGFVFYFFLTAIRGLVAPALHHVEQRMIPSDDRAAFLSLRSLLFRLSFFVLGPLVGASIDRSGFHATLLGVGILLVLATSVAWLHARPYMNRITP; encoded by the coding sequence ATGAGCACCACTGCAACCGACCTGTCGGGAAATCTGCCGCGTCTCGCCGGTTTCAACGCCTTGCAGATGACTCTGTTTCCGGTCGCGATCATCACCCTCTACCAGAACCGGGAATTGGGACTGGATATGAGCGCGATCCTGCTCCTCCAGGGTATTTTTGGTCTCGCTATGGTCCTCGCCGAATTTCCTTCCGGCTATATCGCGGATCGGATTGGTTATCGGCGCACCCTGATGGTCGCTGCGGGACTCGGAGTTTCAGGCTGGTCGGCTTATCTCTTGGCAAGCGACTTCACGGGGATCCTTGTGGCCGAACTTATCCTCGGTCTCGCAATGGCACTGATTTCAGGTTGTGACTCCGCCCTGCTCTATGAATCTCTGATCGCCATGCGGCAGGAGTCCGCATTCACAAAGTGGATGGGGCGCATCCGTTTTGCCGGTCAGGGTGCGGAGGGTACAGCAGCTCTCGCGGCGGGCGTCCTCTATACGCTATCCCCGACGCTGCCTTTTCTCTTGCAGATTCCGGTTTGGATCGCCGCTTTCGGCGTAGCGTTCTCTCTGACCGAACCTGCTCGCAGCGCACAGCCCCGAGCCGAACACGGTGAACGAATCCGCAAGATCACCCGAGAGGCCCTCATTGAAAACCGGGGGCTCCGGGCAATCATTTTTCTGATTATCGTGCTTGGCTTGTGCTCCTTTATTCCGGTCTGGATCATCCCGCTCTACGCAGAAGCTGCCGGTGTGCCGGCGGCCTGGATCGGCGTGCTGTGGGCGGTGGCGAACTACACTGTCGCCCTGACCGCGCTCACGAGTACCAAGGCCGATAAATTTCTCGGCACGCAACGGCTCGCGCTTGTCGGCGTCGCTCTTGCTGCTGTCGGCTACGCCGGTCTCTCTCTCGTTCATGCCTGGTGGGGCTTCGTCTTCTACTTCTTTCTGACCGCCATTCGCGGGCTGGTCGCGCCGGCTCTTCACCACGTCGAGCAACGGATGATTCCGTCAGACGATCGAGCGGCTTTTCTTTCGCTGAGAAGCCTTCTTTTCCGTCTCAGCTTTTTCGTTCTGGGCCCATTGGTGGGCGCCAGCATCGATCGGTCCGGTTTCCACGCAACATTGCTCGGGGTGGGTATCCTTCTTGTCCTCGCCACGTCGGTCGCCTGGCTTCATGCAAGGCCTTATATGAATCGCATCACTCCATGA
- a CDS encoding PQQ-binding-like beta-propeller repeat protein: MRLAKICFTLLLLLGLIPGCQKSIAVDVEKPTPGEWLTYGGSLARNFSRADEAILTRENVDRLVPLWRFTTGAVVTASPIVAWVEFPDGTRVKMVFISSWDGNFYALRADNGSLVWSYRFKPHPGASFPNAGSAAVADIDGRRRVFVAGGMTMYALEAATGELLWEFDAGTGCTDCGFLEERNEILSSPAVFEGLVYFGMDINDFGDGKGGFYAVDARDGTLRWYFDVVTGAHCRPDPNDEVRRFDGYHSASALGLADDFLSTREGCGFDRTGVACGNVWSSAAIDPTRRLLYATSSNCDTDYDPETSDPEPPMPPYDEALFALDLDTGKPRWKWRAYEVDNEDLAIGAVPNLFTAEIEGQKREVVGYGQKNGFYYLLDRDGENELTGKIEPYWQTQVVPGGDIGGIIASSAVLDGRIYISTAIGTDLSSPQLPAAFAVDSSDGEILWASPDSMPSYAPTSAIPGVMMAGSLGGSVFLYDAETGEVLNRLPVSGPVSSPAVVADGVLFVGSGTGARGGSPASIAFLTSLLPNPISAFCLSGTEGCPEGGVCDDGNTCTEDLPRDEGICRHPRKANGVECSVGAFGGLCQEGLCLVAERICEDENQCTVDRVTASGCRYEVLPDGTPCVIRDDAGQCRRSQCEKLEPITGLEEGTTIKNRTGATQANPTGATTGERS; the protein is encoded by the coding sequence GTGAGGCTGGCAAAAATCTGCTTTACCCTCCTGTTGCTTCTCGGTCTGATTCCGGGCTGTCAGAAAAGCATTGCGGTGGACGTGGAAAAGCCGACACCGGGGGAGTGGCTGACCTATGGCGGCAGTCTGGCGCGCAACTTTTCTCGCGCGGATGAAGCGATTCTGACCCGGGAGAATGTCGACCGTCTCGTTCCGCTCTGGCGCTTCACAACGGGTGCTGTCGTTACGGCATCGCCGATCGTCGCCTGGGTGGAGTTCCCCGACGGCACGCGCGTCAAGATGGTCTTCATCTCTTCGTGGGATGGAAACTTTTACGCCCTGCGTGCCGATAACGGATCTTTGGTCTGGAGCTATCGGTTCAAGCCGCACCCGGGCGCTTCCTTCCCCAACGCAGGATCGGCGGCCGTAGCGGATATCGATGGACGACGACGAGTTTTCGTGGCGGGCGGCATGACGATGTATGCTCTGGAGGCGGCAACCGGAGAGCTTCTTTGGGAGTTTGATGCAGGAACCGGCTGTACGGATTGCGGTTTTCTGGAGGAACGGAACGAGATCCTTTCCTCACCGGCAGTTTTTGAGGGGCTTGTCTATTTTGGAATGGACATCAATGACTTCGGGGACGGGAAGGGCGGATTCTATGCCGTCGACGCGCGTGACGGGACGCTGCGCTGGTACTTCGATGTTGTCACCGGCGCTCATTGCCGTCCCGATCCGAATGACGAGGTCCGTCGCTTTGATGGCTACCATTCCGCGAGCGCACTCGGTCTCGCCGACGACTTCCTCTCAACGCGCGAGGGCTGCGGGTTCGACAGGACCGGTGTTGCGTGTGGCAACGTCTGGTCGTCGGCGGCGATCGATCCGACGCGACGTCTTCTTTATGCCACGTCGAGCAACTGTGACACCGATTATGACCCCGAGACTTCGGACCCCGAACCCCCGATGCCACCCTATGATGAGGCCCTCTTTGCTCTGGACCTCGACACAGGAAAGCCTCGGTGGAAATGGCGCGCCTATGAAGTCGATAATGAGGATCTCGCGATTGGTGCGGTGCCGAATCTCTTTACCGCAGAGATTGAAGGGCAGAAGCGCGAGGTGGTTGGCTACGGTCAGAAAAATGGCTTCTACTATCTCCTCGATCGTGACGGAGAAAATGAGCTCACCGGGAAGATCGAGCCCTATTGGCAGACGCAAGTGGTTCCAGGTGGCGATATCGGAGGAATCATTGCGAGTTCGGCGGTGCTCGATGGACGTATTTATATCAGTACGGCGATCGGCACGGACCTGAGTTCGCCGCAGCTACCGGCCGCCTTTGCGGTGGATAGTTCCGATGGAGAGATTCTCTGGGCGAGCCCCGATTCGATGCCGAGTTATGCGCCAACCTCAGCCATTCCCGGCGTGATGATGGCGGGGTCGCTCGGCGGTTCCGTTTTCCTCTACGATGCGGAGACGGGCGAGGTTCTCAACCGGCTTCCGGTCAGCGGACCGGTTTCTTCGCCAGCGGTGGTTGCGGACGGCGTGCTTTTCGTCGGGTCGGGCACGGGTGCTCGTGGAGGATCTCCAGCGAGTATCGCTTTTTTGACTTCTCTTCTGCCGAACCCGATCTCCGCTTTTTGCCTGAGCGGAACGGAGGGTTGCCCCGAGGGTGGCGTCTGCGACGACGGCAATACCTGCACCGAAGACCTGCCCCGAGATGAAGGTATCTGTCGCCACCCCCGGAAGGCGAATGGGGTCGAATGTTCTGTTGGTGCTTTCGGTGGATTGTGTCAAGAAGGATTATGTCTGGTGGCGGAACGCATTTGTGAAGACGAGAACCAATGCACGGTCGATCGCGTGACCGCGTCCGGGTGTCGCTACGAAGTCCTTCCCGATGGCACGCCGTGTGTCATTCGAGATGATGCGGGGCAATGCCGTCGCAGCCAGTGCGAAAAGTTGGAGCCGATCACGGGCCTCGAGGAAGGGACGACTATCAAGAACCGCACTGGCGCGACTCAAGCGAATCCGACAGGAGCAACCACAGGAGAACGTTCATGA
- a CDS encoding DUF3050 domain-containing protein, producing the protein MATTSLQVSAPSPLEDLLIRAEWPQAEADQIRALEKRTRQHPLFETLNTTTRLAAFAEIHVFAVWDFMALLHSVRLGICPGETLWQPPAHPNSARLLHEILLEEECGISLNGEPLSHFESYLLAMRGMGASPQPVLDFLEDLRKGRPTLEALENHAAKPARAFVETTLAVTESDLAERVAVLCVGRERLIPEMFPVLEASIPTLSDTGDLSAFRFYLERHIEVDGEAHGPATADLVGIHARGNAKAAQAAVAALEARVALWDGILEVLLEG; encoded by the coding sequence ATGGCCACAACTTCTCTCCAAGTTTCTGCCCCATCGCCCCTCGAGGATTTACTGATCCGTGCTGAATGGCCTCAAGCAGAAGCCGACCAGATTCGAGCTCTCGAGAAAAGGACGCGTCAGCATCCTCTTTTCGAGACTTTGAACACGACAACCCGACTGGCGGCTTTTGCCGAGATTCACGTTTTTGCGGTTTGGGACTTCATGGCTCTTCTCCATTCCGTGCGCTTGGGGATCTGCCCCGGAGAAACGCTCTGGCAACCGCCCGCGCACCCGAACTCTGCTCGTTTGCTGCACGAGATTCTCCTCGAGGAGGAGTGTGGCATTTCCTTGAACGGAGAGCCGCTCTCGCATTTCGAGTCCTATCTTCTGGCGATGCGCGGTATGGGCGCCTCGCCGCAGCCCGTTTTGGATTTTCTTGAAGATTTGCGAAAGGGCCGACCGACGCTTGAAGCGTTGGAGAATCATGCGGCGAAGCCGGCACGAGCTTTTGTCGAGACGACATTGGCGGTGACGGAAAGCGACCTGGCCGAACGCGTCGCCGTTTTGTGCGTGGGTCGCGAAAGATTGATCCCGGAAATGTTCCCGGTCCTCGAAGCTTCGATTCCAACGCTCTCCGATACGGGGGACCTCTCGGCGTTTCGGTTCTATCTCGAGCGGCATATCGAGGTTGATGGAGAGGCACATGGTCCGGCGACCGCGGATCTGGTCGGGATTCATGCACGGGGCAATGCGAAAGCAGCGCAGGCAGCCGTCGCTGCACTCGAGGCTCGGGTGGCGCTCTGGGATGGGATTCTCGAGGTATTGCTCGAAGGTTAG
- a CDS encoding nuclear transport factor 2 family protein gives MSREANLETIHRMWSALSAQDWETLTDCLDPEIQYEDVPTEDTGAIGPENTVRRLRIAFDHLVDHKHEIHHLAVDGDLAMLDHTETWTFKTGETAVNRFATVHEMRAGKIYRWSDIWDVNKFVSQFPGWFLEVMAAAHASDFGGEVVAP, from the coding sequence ATGTCCCGAGAAGCCAATCTGGAAACCATCCACCGAATGTGGTCCGCGCTCAGCGCACAAGACTGGGAGACCCTGACAGATTGTCTGGACCCCGAAATCCAGTACGAAGACGTCCCGACCGAGGATACCGGTGCAATTGGCCCCGAAAATACGGTGCGGCGTCTGCGAATCGCCTTCGACCACTTGGTCGATCATAAGCACGAAATCCACCATCTGGCTGTCGACGGCGACCTGGCCATGCTGGACCATACCGAAACCTGGACCTTCAAGACTGGCGAAACTGCCGTCAACCGCTTCGCCACGGTTCATGAAATGCGCGCGGGAAAAATCTATCGCTGGAGCGATATCTGGGATGTGAATAAATTCGTCAGTCAATTCCCGGGATGGTTTCTCGAGGTGATGGCTGCCGCGCACGCATCCGACTTTGGCGGCGAAGTCGTCGCACCCTGA
- a CDS encoding pectin acetylesterase-family hydrolase has protein sequence MKDPRMFPVLAIFAAILAGACGGSSSEPRTPELPDEWTLIRPGGETICSRGTEYAYAVRGGTVNKVVIDFMGGGACWDELTCSVADAIFNPEVNPEALLREGRQGIYDRDNPENPFKDWYHVFIPYCTGDIHWGNNVETYGEGEDAFEVHHKGAVNSQAVMDWVYENFEKPERIFITGCSAGAYGSIGWAPYLMEHYQNSEIVQVGDCGAGVITSSFFKDSFPSWNAFAQSPAFIPGLNPDNVDLTSIDLSYFYGQVGSYFPEAKVGQYNSKYDNNQTFFYSAMGGQGGATAWSEDMTANIESAHQQAENFQSYIASGDQHCIIVSDNFYNVQENGIRLVDWFGDLAEGKDVDPRVSCIGEACDRRTGAPEE, from the coding sequence ATGAAAGACCCCCGAATGTTTCCCGTATTAGCGATTTTTGCCGCGATCCTCGCCGGCGCCTGCGGTGGCTCGAGTTCCGAACCCCGGACCCCCGAGCTTCCCGATGAATGGACTCTCATTCGACCCGGGGGCGAAACCATCTGTTCGCGCGGCACCGAGTATGCGTACGCCGTTCGTGGCGGCACCGTAAACAAGGTGGTCATCGATTTCATGGGTGGAGGCGCTTGCTGGGACGAACTGACATGCAGTGTTGCCGACGCGATTTTCAATCCCGAGGTCAACCCGGAGGCCCTCCTGCGTGAGGGCCGGCAGGGAATCTATGATCGCGACAACCCGGAGAATCCCTTCAAGGATTGGTACCACGTATTTATCCCGTACTGCACCGGAGATATTCACTGGGGCAATAATGTCGAGACCTATGGCGAGGGCGAGGATGCGTTTGAGGTTCACCACAAAGGTGCCGTGAACTCGCAGGCCGTAATGGATTGGGTTTACGAAAACTTCGAGAAACCGGAACGGATCTTCATCACCGGCTGCAGTGCCGGCGCCTATGGTTCGATTGGCTGGGCCCCTTATCTGATGGAGCACTATCAGAACTCGGAAATCGTCCAAGTGGGTGATTGTGGTGCCGGAGTCATCACGTCCAGCTTTTTCAAGGACAGCTTCCCGTCGTGGAATGCCTTTGCCCAGTCTCCAGCGTTCATCCCGGGATTGAACCCGGACAATGTGGACCTGACATCGATCGACCTTTCCTATTTTTATGGCCAGGTCGGGAGTTACTTCCCCGAAGCCAAGGTCGGCCAATACAACTCCAAATATGACAACAACCAGACGTTTTTCTACTCGGCCATGGGTGGTCAGGGCGGCGCGACCGCCTGGAGCGAGGACATGACCGCCAACATCGAATCCGCACACCAGCAGGCCGAAAACTTCCAATCCTATATCGCCTCAGGTGATCAGCACTGCATCATTGTCAGCGATAATTTCTACAACGTGCAGGAAAATGGAATTCGCCTGGTCGACTGGTTTGGGGACCTGGCCGAAGGCAAAGACGTCGACCCGCGGGTCAGCTGTATCGGTGAGGCATGCGACCGACGGACTGGAGCGCCGGAAGAATAG
- a CDS encoding ADP-ribosylglycohydrolase family protein: MNMIEPSRIRRAWQGRISGCQLGKPIEALSMMQGFDSLQSYLEQAKALPLRDYVPHIEGTLVDIARKSCREYLCRSEPDDDITYSVLALMMLEEHGRGLNTAHVARTWLRYLPAGATFTAERAAYNILAQEAETGFLFGAPPNFDLELCSDNEYNDWIGAQIRADVYGWVCPGEPALAADLASRDARLSHRDEGVFGAAFIAALGAAIPASDGFAEAVAEARKQIPEGSACLAAVDLAVSLHGTKDGMARIRERYADLSPVHTVNNLAVVVLGLLEGEDDFSQAIGDTVSAGWDTDCNGATVGGLWGLGPGEIPALWTKPWQDRVAVTIAGVGELALEDLVRRTCAVGQKIAGDTGAATS, encoded by the coding sequence ATGAATATGATTGAACCGTCACGAATCCGTCGCGCCTGGCAGGGTCGCATCTCGGGCTGCCAACTGGGCAAACCCATCGAAGCTCTATCGATGATGCAGGGCTTTGATTCGCTGCAATCGTATCTCGAGCAGGCAAAAGCCCTACCCCTGCGCGACTATGTCCCGCATATCGAGGGGACGCTGGTCGATATCGCGAGGAAATCCTGCCGCGAATATCTCTGCCGGAGTGAGCCCGATGACGATATTACGTATTCCGTTCTCGCCCTGATGATGCTCGAAGAGCATGGCCGCGGCCTGAATACGGCACACGTGGCGCGCACGTGGCTACGTTACCTCCCGGCGGGCGCTACCTTCACTGCGGAGCGAGCGGCTTATAATATTCTCGCTCAGGAGGCCGAGACCGGCTTTCTCTTCGGTGCACCGCCGAACTTCGACCTCGAGCTCTGCTCTGACAATGAATATAATGATTGGATCGGTGCCCAAATACGCGCCGATGTCTACGGATGGGTATGTCCCGGCGAGCCCGCACTTGCAGCCGACCTCGCCTCGCGCGATGCCCGACTTTCCCATCGCGACGAGGGTGTTTTCGGCGCGGCATTTATCGCTGCCCTGGGTGCCGCGATCCCGGCGAGTGATGGCTTTGCGGAGGCCGTCGCGGAGGCGCGGAAACAGATTCCCGAAGGGTCCGCATGTCTGGCCGCTGTCGACCTCGCCGTTTCGCTGCATGGAACGAAGGATGGCATGGCGAGAATTCGTGAGAGATATGCCGATCTGAGCCCGGTCCATACCGTCAACAACCTGGCGGTCGTCGTTTTGGGGCTGCTCGAAGGAGAGGATGATTTTTCACAAGCGATCGGTGACACGGTAAGTGCTGGCTGGGACACTGATTGTAACGGCGCAACCGTAGGCGGACTTTGGGGCCTCGGCCCGGGAGAAATCCCCGCCTTATGGACAAAACCCTGGCAGGATCGGGTGGCCGTAACGATCGCGGGCGTCGGAGAACTGGCCCTGGAAGATCTGGTCCGTCGGACCTGTGCTGTCGGCCAAAAGATTGCCGGAGACACCGGCGCAGCGACCTCCTAG
- a CDS encoding cupin → MPKLIPSPSIIEAAGTKPKKIEEFAGRVNSGHHGVSLARMTSPEGWLEPGQRPEFEEITLVLSGTLHVEHETGTLKVLAGQAIITEAGEWVRYSTPEPEGAQYIAICLPAFSPDTVHRDPDSIPTDPVGRASDQ, encoded by the coding sequence ATGCCCAAATTGATTCCCTCTCCCTCCATCATCGAAGCGGCCGGAACGAAACCAAAAAAAATTGAGGAGTTCGCCGGCCGCGTCAACTCCGGACATCATGGCGTAAGTCTGGCACGAATGACGTCGCCCGAAGGCTGGCTCGAACCAGGCCAACGCCCGGAGTTTGAGGAGATCACGCTGGTTCTCAGCGGTACCCTTCATGTGGAACATGAAACAGGAACCCTGAAAGTTCTGGCGGGACAAGCCATCATTACCGAAGCAGGTGAATGGGTCCGCTACAGCACGCCGGAGCCTGAAGGCGCGCAGTATATTGCAATCTGCCTGCCGGCATTTTCTCCCGATACCGTGCACCGCGACCCGGACAGCATCCCTACTGACCCCGTTGGACGAGCCTCCGACCAGTAA